GATTGGTCGATAATTAATCGGTGGATTTCAGTGGAAATCACGGACGTGGAAGGTATTAGGGTTCTTGATGACGATGTCGTACATGTAAACGGAGTTGAACTTGGAGAAGTCTCTTGGTAATGAGATGAGGTCGATGGAGGAACGTTTGTGGTATTGAATTAGATCAGGGTCTCCATTGAAGTATCTCTCCCACCCGAGACTCATTAGGATCTGTTCGAGTGACGAGTAAGAAGAGACTACTTCGCCGGTCGGCAAGTAAACCAACACATTCCTTCGGCCATGCGTCACTCCACCGGACTGGTTTGGGTTTTCTACTAGGCGTATTACTCCGTTTTTGAACACCCAAACGCCTGACATGGTCTCACAAAAAGAGTTCTATCTTTTGTTATGTGTGCAGAGAAAGAGTAGAGCGATTGCGTTTGTgtttaattatgagatagattgTGTGCAGGGGCTCTATATTTATAGTCCATACATGCATGAGGAGACAAttagtttgtttttaaaatctaagATTCTAAATTTTCCATTTATACATTCCTTTTTTTACGATACATTCCTTAGGTTTGTTAGAAAGTAATTTTTTCAACGCCTATTATCTAAGCATGCGAATGATGCATTTTACATGGACAAGACTTGGATTcacccctatggtgaaccttcaaattcaccgcctccctaataaccaatcaaagtgccaactagactaattataaaataattaaaaaaataaataatatcatgtttaataatgctaatgtcaaTATTTAATCCCTAAattcaaactatataccctaaatccaaattctaaaccctaaattttaaattataaacccaaactctatactctaaaccaaactctataccctaaacctaaatcttaaaccataaacccaaactataaatcataaaccaagaaatctaaactttaaacccaaaattatacc
The sequence above is drawn from the Raphanus sativus cultivar WK10039 chromosome 7, ASM80110v3, whole genome shotgun sequence genome and encodes:
- the LOC108816223 gene encoding flowering-promoting factor 1-like protein 2, whose protein sequence is MSGVWVFKNGVIRLVENPNQSGGVTHGRRNVLVYLPTGEVVSSYSSLEQILMSLGWERYFNGDPDLIQYHKRSSIDLISLPRDFSKFNSVYMYDIVIKNPNTFHVRDFH